CGTTCAGAATTCAGTTTTTGAATGCTCAGTAACTCCTGCAGAATTTGTAGAAATAAAGGCTAAGCTTTTGAGTATTATTGACACTGAGTCTGACAGTATTCGTTTTTATTTGCTAGGAAAAAACTGGCAAAATCGTCTAGAAACGATTGGACGTAATACAAGTTATGATCCTGATATAGGGGTATTACTCCTTTAAATAGTCTAGTGCGAATAGGTGTTGCTCATAAAAAAGAAGGACTTTCGCGCAAAAAATAAACAAAAACAAGGCAAAAATTCGAAATTTTAGAAGAATTTTCTTCTCTCGAAAGATAA
This genomic window from Streptococcus cristatus AS 1.3089 contains:
- the cas2 gene encoding CRISPR-associated endonuclease Cas2, whose amino-acid sequence is MMVLVTYDVNTETAQGRKRLRHVAKLCVDYGQRVQNSVFECSVTPAEFVEIKAKLLSIIDTESDSIRFYLLGKNWQNRLETIGRNTSYDPDIGVLLL